One window of the Epinephelus moara isolate mb chromosome 22, YSFRI_EMoa_1.0, whole genome shotgun sequence genome contains the following:
- the med10 gene encoding mediator of RNA polymerase II transcription subunit 10: MAEKFDNLEEHLEKFIENIRQLGIIVSDFQPSSQAGLNQKLNFMISGLQDIEKCRQQLHEINVPLEVFEYIDQGRNPQLYTKECLERALARNEQVKGKIDTMTKFKSLLISELSKVFPEEMVKYKAIHGEDAPS, translated from the exons ATGGCGGAAAAGTTTGACAACCTGgaggagcacctggagaaattCATCGAGAATATTCGACAGTTGGGAATCATCGTCAGCGACTTCCAGCCGAGCAGCCAAGCAGGACTCAACCAGAAACT AAACTTCATGATATCCGGTCTGCAAGACATCGAGAAGTGCCGTCAGCAGCTGCATGAGATCAATGTGCCGCTGGAGGTCTTTGA ATACATCGACCAAGGTCGAAACCCTCAGCTGTACACCAAGGAATGTCTGGAGAGAGCCCTGGCGAGGAACGAGCAGGTCAAAGGGAAGATCGACACTATGACG AAATTTAAGAGCCTTCTAATCTCCGAGCTCAGCAAAGTGTTTCCAGAGGAGATGGTGAAGTATAAGGCGATTCATGGAGAGGATGCCCCCTCCTAG